In Bacillota bacterium, the following proteins share a genomic window:
- a CDS encoding glycosyltransferase gives MRVLLATMALELGGAETHVVSLAGALKRKGLDVEVASSGGALVEALEEAGIEHHFLPLDRRSPLALAAAVGQLRTLLRRRRYDLIHAHARIPAWVAEQARRRGVAPVALVTTYHGVYAAGWFWRRFTVLGDATIAVSEDVRDHLIRRLGARPDQVRLIPNGIGLGHFLAAAEPGGLGPTPYPSVLHVSRLSEFADTALALAQAAPELARHHPGFRLRIAGAGTRLQEVRRAAEEAARRAGYPVVEVLGARRDIPSLLVRSWVVVAVARSALEAMAAARPVIICGQGGYGGLLEPSSLPRFEPRNFTARGTGRPIDA, from the coding sequence GTGCGCGTGCTCCTCGCAACCATGGCGCTGGAACTCGGTGGTGCGGAGACCCACGTGGTCAGCCTGGCCGGGGCTCTGAAGCGCAAGGGGCTGGATGTCGAGGTGGCCTCGTCCGGGGGGGCGCTGGTCGAGGCACTGGAGGAGGCGGGCATCGAGCACCACTTCCTCCCGCTCGACCGCCGCAGCCCCCTGGCCCTGGCGGCGGCCGTCGGCCAGCTGCGCACGCTCCTCCGGCGCCGCCGCTACGACCTGATCCACGCCCACGCCCGCATCCCCGCCTGGGTGGCCGAGCAGGCGCGCCGGCGGGGCGTCGCGCCCGTGGCGCTGGTCACCACCTACCACGGCGTCTACGCCGCCGGCTGGTTCTGGCGCCGCTTCACCGTCCTCGGGGACGCCACCATCGCCGTCAGCGAGGACGTCCGCGACCACCTGATCCGCCGCCTGGGGGCGCGCCCCGACCAGGTGCGCCTCATTCCCAACGGCATCGGGCTCGGGCACTTCCTCGCGGCGGCCGAGCCGGGCGGCCTCGGCCCGACCCCCTACCCGAGCGTCCTCCACGTCAGCCGGCTGAGCGAGTTCGCCGACACGGCGCTCGCCCTGGCCCAGGCGGCGCCGGAGCTGGCCCGGCACCACCCCGGCTTCCGGCTCCGCATCGCCGGCGCCGGCACGCGCCTCCAGGAGGTCCGCCGCGCCGCGGAGGAAGCCGCCCGCCGCGCCGGCTACCCGGTGGTGGAGGTCCTGGGTGCGCGCCGGGACATCCCCTCCCTCCTCGTCCGGTCCTGGGTGGTGGTGGCCGTGGCCCGCTCGGCGCTGGAGGCGATGGCGGCCGCGCGCCCGGTGATCATCTGCGGGCAGGGCGGCTACGGAGGCCTGCTGGAGCCCTCCAGCCTCCCCCGCTTCGAGCCGCGCAACTTCACCGCCCGCGGCACCGGCCGGCCCATCGACGCCCA